The Streptococcus downei MFe28 DNA window GCAAAGGGAAATTCACCGTAATGCGGAAGAATATAAGAGTTGAAAAGATTCATACCTGAGTAATCCTTTAAGTCCTCAGCTACAGTCTTATCATCCATAATCTGGTTATACTCAATGTCAGCTGAGGCAATAATCGCTCCAGCCGATTCTCCAATATAGACTATTCCATCAGATACTCTGTCAACGATAGTCTTGTCGATTCCTTTTCTCTTTAACTCCTGCAAGAGGTAAAAAGTATTTCCGCTTGAAATATACAAACAGCTACAGTTTTTTAGCAATTCCTCAATTTGAGAAGTCTCCATGGCAGCAACATCCATCATTTTAATGTGAAAGCCCAGTTCCTGAAAAACGCTGATAGCCTCATCTACATATTCCTTATATTCCTCCACATTCGCTGCGGTAGGAATAAAAACGACTTCCTTTGACACCAGCGGTTGTAAAAATTCTTTCAGCAACTTTTTTGTTCCTGCCAAATAGGAGGTTAAAAATAAATCCATTTCGTATTCTCCATTCTTACATTATAATAACAAAATTGCTCTGCCATTTGTATTCTCAAACACAACAGATTTCTAGCGTAAAAGACTTGGCTCAAGAGCAATGGTAACATCGTCAATGATTAAGACCAAGCGTGTACCACAGGTAACAGCAGAAATCGGAGAGCCATCAATAATATCATTAGGCTCTATCTTATTAAGGGAGTTAGAATAATTTTTAGTCAGGACTGTAACGGCTTCTAGAAAGCTTGGTCCCTAATTTCACATCTTCTATCTAAACCTTTGGAGACTTTTCCAGATTAGACTATGGTACTAACCTAGTATCCCAATATGTCCAGATGGAATTTTCCTTCCAACTCTGGCTAAACCAAACGGTTTCTATCTCTTAAGATAGGAATCTGCAATCCCATTCACATCATGCGCTTGCATACCCAGCCGGCCAGGTTATAGACTAGACCCTAGGCCCTTGCAGAAAACGGAAAGCTATTAGTTGCTTAGCTATGACACTTTAAATAGCACAAGTAGAGGCCTTTTGAAACCTTGGAGTGGTTGATCTCTAGACTAGCATCTCTAAATAAGCCCCTAGGAATCTCCTCCTTATATATAAAAGAGAGTGATGAAGACTTAAACCTCTCACCACTCTCCTTCTTTTTTTCTGTTTAGTGCTGCCTTCTTTACTAGTAAAACTTAATCTACTGATACTTTTCATTCTACCATATCTTCAAGGCAATTGTTACGAATAGACTTTTTGATCTAAAATTTATACGAGAATCTTCTTATATAAATTTTGAATTGCTTCTCTTTTCCTTACCTCATTAATTATTTATTGGCCGATATAAAGTCTTCTATCTCTTTTGCCATTTCCTTATAAGCCGTTAAATAAAGGAGATGATCGCCTTTAAGAACTTTGGTTTTTACATCACCCTTATCCGCTGATAAGGCTTCATGCTGCTCAATCCAATTTCCCTTAATATCGAAATATTTGCGACGATTTTCCATATCATCATAGGTATCTTGAGCAAGAAGATAGAGGGACTTAAAGTCTTTAGGGAAAGTGACGACTTCTGCATTTTTGAGATTTTGAGAGATCTGTTCACCTTCATTTTTCACAGCTTTTGTCTTATAATTGCGCTTGGCTAGTGCCTTAAATTCCTTGTTAATGGCATTAGGAACGTTGGGGATTGTATGCAGATTTTTCAAGTCAATCTGTTGTGTCTCAACCTTCATCCCCCCCTTCCATACCCGGTGTAGAAGAGTCAATACCAATAAATCCTTTAACATCACTGCCATAGGTTTTCACATACTGAAGACCATAGATACCGCCAATAGAATGACCGGCAAGGAAATAGCCCTTCTTGATTCCTGCCTTTTGGAGAGCTTCATGGATCTCTGAAACAATATTTTTTGAAGTCCGTGGCTTTGGCGTATCATCGGATAATCCCGAGCCAAGTGGCTCAACGAAAACTAAACGGTACTTGTTTTTTAATTGCTTGGCTAGATTTGTAAAACTAGCCTTAGGAGCTGGTTCGCCTTGTCCAGGAATAAAAACCAAGGTCTGCTTGCCTTTTCCTATTTGATAAATATTCATCTTGCGACCACCGACTGTAACCAGCTTACCGTAAGCTTGAATGGGGGATTGGGATTGGTACTTTTTCCACATTTGAAAGCCGACGACTCCTCCGATTAAGATTGAGACTATCACAGCTATCATCAGTTTTTTTATCAATTGAGTCATATTATCTTCCTCTCTACCAAATCGTGATCCGTTTATTCTCTGGAAGGTACATGGGATCACCTTTTTTAACATCAAAGGTATCGTAGTACTCTTTAAAGTTTCTAACAGGAATATTGGCCCTGAGTTCATAAGGTGCATGCGCATCAGATTCAACGGAAAATTTACCATATTCCTTGGTTGCCTTTTGACGCCATATACTTGCCCAAGCATAAAAGAATTCCTTGTAATTAGGAGCTTTTTCTTTTTTCAACGTTTCAAGAGCCACCATGACACCGCCGTTATCAGCGATATTTTCCGCCAATGTCGCTTTGCCATCAACTTTTCCGCCATCTGCCTTTAAGCCATCCCATTGTTTAACCATGGCTCTGGTTTTCTTTTTATACATAGCCAGGTCCTTTTTGGTCCACCAATCATGTAAATTCCCATTTTCATCGTACTTCATTCCATTAATATCAAAAGAATGGGAAATTTCATGACCGATAATAGCACCTATTCCCCCATAATTTTGGCTGATTGTATTCTCTTTACTGAAAAATGGGGCCTGCAAAACAGCAGCTGGGAAAATAATAGCATTGGTATTGGGATTATAGTAAGCATTGACTGCATTGGCACTCATTTTCCACTCTTCACGGTCATTAAGCTTATTAAACTCAGAAAAGGCCATCTTGTTGGATAGGACGTGGTAATTGTAGTCATTTTCAAAAAATGATTTCGTAGGGTCCACCTGATAATTACGGTAAAGATCAGAATAGGTTTCAGGGTAGCCTATCATGAGTTTCAGATTGTCCAATTTTTTAATAGCCATAGCTTTTGTTTCTTGTGACAGCCAAGTATTGGCATTTAAGCGTTTTTTATAGCTGGCAATGATATTCTTCGCTATCTTAGTCACATCCTGGCGAGCCTGCTGACCAAAGTATTTTTTACCATAATAATCCCCCAATACATGCCCAAAGGTGTAGGAAGTGTGGGTGTAGGCATTTTTCTCCTTGGATTCAATTTTCGTTGTACCTGAGGTTGCTTGCTGAAAGGCACTGGCCACCTGACGATTTTGCTGTCCCAATACGTCTGAGCGGTCAATGAGAAGATTGGCAATCATCCAAGCTTTCATCTTTTCGAGATTTTGGTCATTAATAATGGTATCCAGCTGCTTAAAGTAGTTCAAGTTTTCTACACTGACATCTTTGTCTGTTTGACCAACCGCTTTTTCAATTAATTGTGTAAAACTAAACTGTTTATGATAGCCTTCAATAGTTGCTAAGTTTACGGGATGATAGTGACTTGCCGGAGTATTCTCTTCTTCCGTTGCTTAGCTTTGAGATTTTTCTGTGATTAACTTATCAAAAGCTAAAGCATTTTCAATCAGCTCTTTTGATTGTTGTTCATCCATTCCATACTGCTTAAGTAACTTCGCTACGGAAGTTCTGAAGGCTTTCAGTTGTTAGTGAAAAAGGCATGGAATAATTAGCCATTAGAAAATTATAAGCCACTTGCTGAAAAGCAGCTACTGTCGACATATTTTGAATTTGTTGAACAAAGGGAACCAGGGGTTTTAGCCCATCTTTATCTCGTTTATCAAAATCAAGTGCCTGTTTAGTGCCTGTTTATAGTAAGCAACCATCTTTTCTTGCTCTGCATTCGTTGTCACAAGTTCTCCCGAAGCCATTTTTTTCATATCTGCTTTTAAACGATTATCTACTTTTTCTTCTAATTCCGCAAAAGCTCCAGTATTGGATTGACCAGGCTTTAAAGTTGTTTTCGCTAACCATTCTTTATTAACAGTCTTGTAGAGATTCGTTTTTTCAGTAACTTTTTCTGTTTCGGAGAAACGAAGTATACCAGTATGTCGAATGATACAAATTAATATTATACAAAGCACCAGACTAAAAACCAATGCTAATTTCCCAAGAGATCGTTTTTTCATAATAACCTCACCTTCTATAGATAGATAAACTATAGCAAAGCAGGTGTTAAATTCTTGTTAAGAAACTCAAAAAAACCGGTCAAAAATTTTCCGGTCCCTAGATAATACACCTAAACATGTCTTTACTTTAATGAAACTGCCCTCCATTCTATGCATGCATAGCTTACAGGACTCCTGCCCTTTCTTAAAATATTATTTACAAGAAAGGTTTACGTAACCATAGCACAAAAATCATCCTACAAAAATTGTAATCTATCGCTATAAATCACATTTCCTTCATTATTATTTGATTGAGACTTCCCAAAATTTTTGACCTGACCGATTTTTAACTATACACACAACAATGCATCTAAGTCCACAGTGCAGGTGCCTTCTTATTAGTGATAGTTTAGTCTCTGCTAAAGTGTCGTAACCTGTTTGGGAAAGCATAACCCTGCATGAAATAGTGGATGAGCTGAATGTGTGTCGTTACATCACTAAATAACCAGGCATGGCCTTTATCAGGATAGTAAGCACATTCGCTTGTTGCGTTTTGGCTGGCTAGTAGCTTGTGCGACTCATGAATTGAATCGGATTCCTTCCCTCCCGAAACATAGAAGACAGGATTGTCACAAGTGAGATTGGTAGTTAAGAGATTAGCTTGCGACATAGCACGGCGAAAGGATCGGCTTGAAGCTTGCTGCAAATCGGCAACAAAGCTTTGATAGTCCTCTTCAGTAACTCCATCCTTTGCCATCATCTTGCTCATAACCTTGGCAATCAGACCAGTATTTTTGAGAAATGACGTGACGCAGACAGCCACAATGACCTTACGATGACCTTTGATTGGATGATGACACATGCCATCTACAAGGGCACGGTCAAATAAATCAGCATGTTTCTCCAACAATGTCAAAACAAGACCGCCACCCAGTGAAAGACCAACCAGATGCGATTTGCCATGCGCCTTATCTTTGATGATGTCAGCAATCATTTCGGTCACATGGTCAAAGTTTGTCCACTCTACATCGCGGCTATTGCCATGCCCAGGCAGGTCAATAGCTAGGCAATGAAAGTCCCTTCCAAGCGCATCCATGTGATGCTGCCACATCTTACTGCTAGATCCGGAAGCGTGCAAGAAAACTATCGTCTGTGCATTTTGCTGACCACTTTCTTTGATAAACAAGTCCGTCATATCAATTACCTCGTTTTTGCATTTTCAGGCGAGGGTTAAAATAGCCTATCTTTAGGCTAACCTCGCTTTCTTATTGACAGGCTCGGGTTGAAAAGGTCCACTGGACCTTTTCAATACTCTTTCTTATTATAACCAAAGTCGGCTAGGTCCAGCTTCTTGTCGCGCCAGTTTTTCTTGACCTTGACCCAGGTTTCGAGAAAGACCTTGTCACCCAGCATAAGCTCAATATCGCGGCGAGCCAGCTGGCCGATCTTCTTGAGCATGCTGCCCTTTTTACCGATGATAATGCCTTTTTGGCTATCGCGTTCAACCATGATAGTTGCCCGAATATGAACCTTGTCGGTTTCTTCGTCCCTTTTCATGGATTCAATAACGACAGCAACCGAATGAGGCACTTCCTGTTGGGTCAAAAGGAGAACCTTCTCACGAATCATTTCCGATACCAAGAAGCGTTCTGGGTGGTCTGTAATCTGGTCCTCTGGGAAATATTGATAGCCTTCCTCCAAATTATCCTTGAGAATCATCATGAGGGTTTCAATATTATTGCCCTGCAAGGCAGAGATTGGAACGATTTCCTTGAAGTCCATCTGGGAGCGAAAATCATCAATCTTTTCCAAAAGCTGGTCAGGGTGGACCTGGTCTATTTTATTGATGACCAAAATAACAGGAATCTTAGCAGCTTTGAGCCGCTCCATAATCATATTGTCACCCTTGCCACGTTCCTCGTCGGCTGGTACCATAAAAAGTACCGTTTCAACCTCACGGAGTGTAGAATAGGCTGACTCGACCATAAAATCACCCAAGGCCGTTTTGGGCTTGTGAATCCCCGGTGTGTCGATGAAAACAATCTGCTCTTGGTCGGTTGTGTAAATCCCCATAATCTTATTGCGAGTAGTCTGTGCCTTATCGCTCATGATGGCAATCTTTTGCCCCATGACATGATTCAAAAAGGTTGATTTGCCGACATTGGGACGACCTAAGATTGCTACAAAACCTGATTTAAATGTCATATTATTTTTAGAAATGCCAACTGCTACTTGCGTCCCCTTAGCCTTTAGCCAGAGGAGCAACTTCAAGTCCGGGACATTCCTTCCTTTCTGTCTTGTCTATAATTAGTGAAAGATGAGTTGCCAGATTTTTGGCACAAAGATGATGAGGCCTGTGACAACCGCATAGCCCGAAATCATCAGAACTGCACCAGCTGCCATATCCTTGGCATTTTTAGCCAACATGGAAAAGTGATAATTACTGGCTAGGTCAACTACATTTTCAATGGCTGAATTGATGATTTCAAAGGTGATAACCAAGAAGACTGCCAGCAAAAGTAATAGCCACTCAATGGCTGAAATGCGAAAAATCAGGCCAGCCAAGATAGCCAGAATCGCTGATACAGCGTGTTTTCGCATATTGCGCTCTTCCTTGAAGGCGGTGAGAATCCCTGTCAGGGCAAACTCTAGACTGGAGGTCAGGGTTCGGTTTTTCCATTTCTTGGGTGAATTAGTCTCGCGTAAGTCCATAGGCTGTCAAAATCTCTTCCTGTAGGGTGAACATTTCTTTTTCTTCTTCAGGGGTGTAATGGTCGTAGCCATTGATGTGCAAAAAACCATGCACGGCCAAAAAGCCCATTTCTCGCTCAAAACTGTGGCCATAACTCTCAGCCTGTTCATGAGCTTTGTCGACTGAGATGAAGAGCTCGCCAATGTAGGCATCATAATCCTCCATCACGGCTGCTAAATCAGGGTCGGTCTCCAAGTCCTCCTCAGAGAAAACGATGTCTGTTTCAGGTTTGTATTCCAGACTAACCACATCAGTTGGCCGGTCCATATCCCGATAGTCAAGATTAATCTGATGGATTTTCTCATTATCAACAAAGGTGATGGCCATCTCCTTGTTTTCCTTGCCCAATTTTTTAGCGGCAAAATTGAGCATATCCTTGATTTTATCCATCATTTCTTGTGAGACCTGCTTGGTCTCGTCTAGCATTTCAATATACATAGCTTATCCAATCTAATAATCATCTTTATTATAGCATAAAAGGCCTTAAGCATAGCTAGCTAGCTGGCAGGACTGACTAACTTAATTTTCTGAAAACCTTTTTAAAACTACCTTTCCTATGCTAAAATAAACTTATCACAAATTCACAAGGAGATCTTTATGACCTTTTCACAAAAAATTCAGGCAGCCTGTCGGGCCAAGGAAGAACTGATAGACCAGCATATGGTCCGCTATGCTGTTAAGTCCATCTTTGCTGGAGCCTTTCTGACCCTTTCCACGGGCGTTGGTGGTATTGCAGCCGATGTCATCAATCAGATTCATCCCAGCCTCGGTCGCTTCGTCTTTCCTTTCATCTTTAGCTTCGGCCTGGTCTATATTCTCTTTTTAAACTCCGAGCTAGTCACTTCAAACATGATGTACCTGACCGCTGGGGCCTACTACCGCTACATTTCCGTCAAGAAGGTCCTGAAAATTTTGGTCGTCTGCACCCTCTTCAATCTGGTCGGGGCAGCCTTGATTGCCGCCCTCTTTAATCAAAGTTTCGCCTACACCTTGGTGACCCCAAAGAGTTTCCTCGTCGGTGTCGTCCAAACCAAGCTGGCCAAGACCTCTAGCCAGATTTTCTTTGATGCCATTATTGCTAATATCTTTGTTAATATTGCCATCCTCTCCTACCTTCTAGTCAAGGACCAGACAGCCAAGACTATTCTAGTCATCTCGGCCATCTTTATGTTTGTCTTTATGAACGCAGAACACTTGGTGGCCAACTTCTCTTCCTTCCTCTTAATGGGCTTTAATTCCGTCCATCTGGATGGTTACAATCTGGCCAATATCCTGCGCCACTGGGGAATTTCCTTCATCGGAAACTGGATTGGTGGTGGCCTCCTTATCGGGGCGGCCTACGCCTTTCTCAATAAGAAGGAGAACCAGTAATACACTTCAAAAATCAAAACTATCCTACGGATAAAGTCACTCTATGATTTCTCTTTAGAGTGACTACGAAAACTACGATTGTAGTTTTCTATATCCCTGACTAATTTCATAAAAACTGTAATATTGACAGTTTTTACTCCATGTCGCATCGTTAACTCACTTTGCCGTACTTACTGAGGAAAGCGAAGCTTTCCCTCTTTCCAACCTCAAAAGGTCTCCCAGACCTTTTAAGCTACCTGCAGTTTTTGCGATGCAGAGCAAAGTTGGTCGATTTCACCAACTTTGTGAGGTTAGTAAGGGAGCTAGGCAATCGCTATAGAGATTGCCGTTAGCTATCAAGCCACTATAGTGGCTGATAGCTTCGCTCCTTGCCTCGGCTATTCTTGATTTTTATTGAGTATAAATCCCATATCATCCAATCATACCCTGAAAAGGAGCCCTCAAGACGAGAGCTCCCTTTTCTTTATGGCTAGATTTTAAGAGGAACCTTCATAGGAAGACCCCTTGGTGCTAGGAAAGCCTACTCTTCATTCTCGTAGGCCCTGATGATTTCAGCCACGACTGGGTGGCGGACCACGTCCTTGGCAGACAGGTAGACAAAGTCAATCTGACGAATATTTTTCAGCTTTTCAATGGCATCCAGTAAGCCTGAATGACTATTTCGAGGCAGGTCAATCTGACTGCTGTCCCCGTTGACAATCATCTTAGAATTAAAGCCCAGCCGAGTCAGAAACATTTTCATCTGCATAATAGTTGTGTTCTGAGCCTCATCGAGAATGACAAAGGCATCATCCAGAGTACGTCCCCGCATATAGGCCAAGGGGGCAATCTCAATGATTTCGCGCTCCATGAGCCGTGTCGTCTGATCCTTCCCCAAAATCTGATAGAGGGCATCATAGACCGGCCGCAGGTAGGGGTCAACCTTTTCCTTGAGGTCGCCTGGCAAAAAGCCAAGACTTTCGCCAGCTTCAACCGCTGGCCTAGTTAGGATAATCCGCTTAACCTGACCCCGCTTGAGGGCCGTAACCGCTAAGGTTACAGCTAGGAAGGTCTTTCCTGTCCCAGCTGGACCGATGCCAAAGACCACATCATGGTTCTTGACACTATCCACATAGACCTTCTGACCCAGGGTCTTGACCCGAATGGGCTTGCCATAATTATCCTTGATAATCTCTTCTTCATAGAGGGCGACAAACTTGTCAATGGTGCCGTTTTGAGCCATGCTCAAGGCGGTCACCACATCGGAAGTGTTAATCAGCATGCCTCGGCCCACCAGAACTAAAAGAGCCTCAATGGTCAAGCGGGCAAGCTCCAGGGATTCCTGGTCATCGCTCAAAATCTGCACCACTTCAGTTCTAGCATGGATGACCACGCCCGTATTTTCTTCAATCAATTTCAGGTGACGCTCATTGCTGCCAAAAAGGGCCATGAGGTCATCTGGATGTTTTAGGGTAATATCAACAGAATAGTCCTGCAAATAGACTACCTCTTTCTATGCTTAGTTTAGCCCCATTATAACGTATTTAAGAAGAAAAATCATGCTGGAAAAGATTCTCCAGCACGACTCCTTCTTCTTATCTGCAAATTAAAAAAGATAACTTTTTCTAATGGGCCAGATAGTCTTCCCAAATTTGGTCGAATTGGCCTAGGTTAAAGCTAAAGCTGGCCTGATCTTCCAGATAGCGGCTGACTTCTTCGAAGTCATCGGTGTGTTTTGGGAAGGTGCTATCGTTAAAGGCTAGGTCTGCCAACAGGGCTGCTGGTTCCTGGGATTTGGGATTGCGTTGCGTCATCAGCCAAGTATAAAAAGATTTTCTCATTACCAATGCTCCTTTAAAAATTGATGACGAAGCTCGCTTGAAAGAGCATAGCGTAAGGGATTCTTCTTGTAGAACTGCTGGTGGTAGCCCTCCGCTGGATAGAAGGTCTGGGCAGGTTCTATCTTAGTGACAATGGGAGCATCGAAGCGACCAGATGCCTGTAAATCAGCCTTGGAGGCCTCTGCCAGCTCTTTTTGCTGCTCATTCTCATAGAAAATGACCGGACGGTAATTGTCGCCACGATCCTGGAATTGACCAAAGGCATCGGTGGGGTCGGTCTGAGCCCAGTAAATCTCTAAGAGTTTTTGATAAGAAACCTGAGTCTCGTCATAGATGATCTCAACAGCCTCGGTATGGCCAGTCTGTCCAGTACAAACCTCTTCATAGCTAGGGTTAATGACATGACCTCCCGTATAGCCTGATAGAACTGACTGAACCCCAGGATAGGTCTCGAAGGGTTGGACCATACACCAAAAACAGCCACCCGCAAAAATTGCTCGCTCCATAATAGCACCTCCTTATGATTGTCTATTATAGCACATCCCCCAAGTAAAACTGCCTTCTAGAAATTTTGCTTATACTCTTCGAAAATCAAAATTTTCCATCGTTAACTCACCTTGCCGTACTCCACTCCAGTACTGTCTTCGGTTCGTTGCCTCGGCTAATTTCGATTTTCATTGAGTATTGCTCCCCCTTCAAGAGCGCTCGCTAACCAAATAGTAAACTCTGCAAGTGTTCAAAAAATATCCTCCTTATTTTGTTGGTCCCACAAAAAAAGCCAAGCCCGATAAGGGGCTTGACCTTGAAATTAGCTATCTTGCTTTACTTATTCGTACTCATCGTTAAGATCTTCGTCATCGTCATCTCCGTCATGATGGTCTTGATAGTGGTCACCATCGTAATCACTGTCATCATTACCGGCTTGGTCATCGGCTTGACTGGAAGTAGAGCTACTTGAGGTGCTTCCTTGAGAGCTTTGACTTGATGAGCTAGTTTCAGATGAGGGACTCGTTTGATTCGTTTGTGAAGATGAATTGGTTTGGTTAGATTGACTTGATGAATTATCGGTATCGTTATCAATTTCCAAAATGCTGCCATTTACAGCGCTAACAACACAGGAATAGCCGCATTCACCATACTTGAAATTAATCTTATAAACTGGGGAATCATCTTGTTGGTCCTGGTCGACCTTCAATTCACCAACTTGGTTTTCAGCTAAACCAGCGTTATGAAGGGCGATTTGCTTAGCCTCTTCATTTGTAACACTTGCTTGATTTTGGTTACCCGATGCTTGAGAAGATGAGCTTGATCCAGCCTGGCTAGATTGCGAGCTTGAGCTACCGGCCTGTGAGCTGGTAGCCGTGCCATTTGTTGGAACTGAACTGCTTGGTGCTGAACCCGTTGGTGTAGTCCCTCTATTTGCTTGTGAGTTTTGGGACTTATTGTCCTTTTGCGTTACCGTTCCCTTGTGAGCATCAATAGTATAGTCGTATTCCTTTTGACCTTCTTGAAATCGACAAGGTAAACTTCCTCATTTTGGTAACGAGTCTTTTCCACCTTAGTAAAGTGAGCCTGATTCTCATTTACACCACAACCCTTAAGGGCCACAGTCTTAGCCTGCTCCTGGCTGATACAATCAGCACTAGAATGGGAATTAGCAGAAACGGCAGATACACCACCAAGACCGGCTACAGCAAGACCTAGCGTTGTCAAAATAGCATAGGAGAGCTTTTTGGTTTTCATTAATTGTGTCATTTTTGTCATTGGTTTTTCTCCTTACGATTCTTACGCCACTAGCAACCCAAACCGGTTACAAGGAGCCGGCTAGCTTGTTTGTGAATGGTGCTTTACCTTCCGGATACAGCAAAGTTCCCATTCAGAAAAAACGAGGCAACCTGAGCTGACCTCGCCCCCCATTCTAACGAGGTAAAAATCTTCTGTCAAGCGCCCCCCGGCGCTTGTAATATAAGGATTAGACTTAAAAGGCAGGACTGTTGCGCCATTATTTCATGGCAGATTAGTGCCTCTATGGTCTCTAGACTATGAAAGAAATTGAAAGTAACAAAAATTTTACAGAAAGTCTCGCAACTGAAATTTATCCAAGGTCAATGGTTCACACAATTTTCATGCCACCCATTTGAAGGCTGGTCATGAGTATAAGGAGGCTAGGGTAGCGCGATGTGTCCAAGCACTTATCAGCTCCTAGATGAGAATAAAAACAGCCCAGAACCAAAACTTATTCTTCCAGACCATCCCCCTTAGCTCACAAAAAAAGAAGCCCTCAGGCTTCCTTAATCTTTATTTAGCACGACGCAGGTGACTCGTGTGTTCGCTTTTATCTTTGGACGATGGCTTGCCGTAATCACCATAGCTACCGTAACTACCATAGTTGCCGTAGTTTTCCGATTTCTCATCAACCTTATTAAGGATAACGCCCAAGAATTGAGCCCCACTCTTTTCCATCTGCTCAATGGCTTTCCGAATGAAGCGGCGACGAATGACCCCAGCCTCAGTAATCATGATAGAGGCATCACAATCCTGAGCGATGATAGCCGCATCAACGACCTTGCCAATCGGTGGTGTATCAATCAAGACATAATCATAATGTTCCCGAACCGCCTCAATCATCCGCTTGAAGTTATCGCTCTGAAAGAGGGCCGTCGGATTTGGTGGGACCTGTCCCGAAGGAATCATAGTCAGGTTAGGAACGCTGGTCCGACTGATAGTGGTCTGCAAGTCAGCATGTCCTGACAAGAAGTCGGTCAGACCCTTAAGGGGAGCATCAGGTTTAAAGCTCCCCATCATGACAGAGTTTCTGGTATCCGCATCAACCAGAAGGGTCCGGTAGCCCGCACGGGCGAAAGATACTGCCAAGCTCATGCTTGTCGTGGACTTCCCTTCTTTGGGTTGAACCGAGGTCAAAGCAATGACCTTGATGTCACTACCACTAAACTGGATATTAGCTCGGATGGAATTGTAGTATTCCTTAGCCTTATCCATCAATTTTTCTTTGTTACTAGCTAATTCTAAGTATCCCATACTTCCTCCTATAGGCTGTCGGTATTGGGAACAACCCCAAGCAAGGTGCGACCAAGTGCCTTTTCAACATCTTCACTCGTCTTGATACGATCATCAAGAGCCTCAAAAAGAATCAAAATCACAATAGCAATGAAGCCACCGGCTGCGACCCCAAGAACAAAATTCTTCTTGACACTTGGCGAGGTTGGTGACGTTGGTACCTTGGCCGTTTCTGCTGTGGTGACATCCTCAACCTTGGTAACATCCTTGATTTTTTGGATAGCAATTTCACGCACAGCATTCGCCAAACGACTGGCCTCCTGTGGGCTCTTATCCTTGACAGAAATCGTAATCAGGCGGGTATCCGTTGGCACATCAATACTAATCTTTTGAGAAAGTTCACCAGCACTAATGTCCAACTTTTCCTTGCTGACAACAT harbors:
- the dagK gene encoding diacylglycerol kinase, translated to MDLRETNSPKKWKNRTLTSSLEFALTGILTAFKEERNMRKHAVSAILAILAGLIFRISAIEWLLLLLAVFLVITFEIINSAIENVVDLASNYHFSMLAKNAKDMAAGAVLMISGYAVVTGLIIFVPKIWQLIFH
- the era gene encoding GTPase Era, which translates into the protein MTFKSGFVAILGRPNVGKSTFLNHVMGQKIAIMSDKAQTTRNKIMGIYTTDQEQIVFIDTPGIHKPKTALGDFMVESAYSTLREVETVLFMVPADEERGKGDNMIMERLKAAKIPVILVINKIDQVHPDQLLEKIDDFRSQMDFKEIVPISALQGNNIETLMMILKDNLEEGYQYFPEDQITDHPERFLVSEMIREKVLLLTQQEVPHSVAVVIESMKRDEETDKVHIRATIMVERDSQKGIIIGKKGSMLKKIGQLARRDIELMLGDKVFLETWVKVKKNWRDKKLDLADFGYNKKEY
- a CDS encoding M13 family metallopeptidase, with protein sequence MIGYPETYSDLYRNYQVDPTKSFFENDYNYHVLSNKMAFSEFNKLNDREEWKMSANAVNAYYNPNTNAIIFPAAVLQAPFFSKENTISQNYGGIGAIIGHEISHSFDINGMKYDENGNLHDWWTKKDLAMYKKKTRAMVKQWDGLKADGGKVDGKATLAENIADNGGVMVALETLKKEKAPNYKEFFYAWASIWRQKATKEYGKFSVESDAHAPYELRANIPVRNFKEYYDTFDVKKGDPMYLPENKRITIW
- a CDS encoding Type 1 glutamine amidotransferase-like domain-containing protein translates to MDLFLTSYLAGTKKLLKEFLQPLVSKEVVFIPTAANVEEYKEYVDEAISVFQELGFHIKMMDVAAMETSQIEELLKNCSCLYISSGNTFYLLQELKRKGIDKTIVDRVSDGIVYIGESAGAIIASADIEYNQIMDDKTVAEDLKDYSGMNLFNSYILPHYGEFPFAQSSKETLEAYGSSLDLLPLTNSQALIVTADGYKILEERSVR
- a CDS encoding formate/nitrite transporter family protein; its protein translation is MTFSQKIQAACRAKEELIDQHMVRYAVKSIFAGAFLTLSTGVGGIAADVINQIHPSLGRFVFPFIFSFGLVYILFLNSELVTSNMMYLTAGAYYRYISVKKVLKILVVCTLFNLVGAALIAALFNQSFAYTLVTPKSFLVGVVQTKLAKTSSQIFFDAIIANIFVNIAILSYLLVKDQTAKTILVISAIFMFVFMNAEHLVANFSSFLLMGFNSVHLDGYNLANILRHWGISFIGNWIGGGLLIGAAYAFLNKKENQ
- a CDS encoding alpha/beta fold hydrolase; amino-acid sequence: MTQLIKKLMIAVIVSILIGGVVGFQMWKKYQSQSPIQAYGKLVTVGGRKMNIYQIGKGKQTLVFIPGQGEPAPKASFTNLAKQLKNKYRLVFVEPLGSGLSDDTPKPRTSKNIVSEIHEALQKAGIKKGYFLAGHSIGGIYGLQYVKTYGSDVKGFIGIDSSTPGMEGGDEG
- a CDS encoding alpha/beta hydrolase, producing MTDLFIKESGQQNAQTIVFLHASGSSSKMWQHHMDALGRDFHCLAIDLPGHGNSRDVEWTNFDHVTEMIADIIKDKAHGKSHLVGLSLGGGLVLTLLEKHADLFDRALVDGMCHHPIKGHRKVIVAVCVTSFLKNTGLIAKVMSKMMAKDGVTEEDYQSFVADLQQASSRSFRRAMSQANLLTTNLTCDNPVFYVSGGKESDSIHESHKLLASQNATSECAYYPDKGHAWLFSDVTTHIQLIHYFMQGYAFPNRLRHFSRD
- the ybeY gene encoding rRNA maturation RNase YbeY yields the protein MYIEMLDETKQVSQEMMDKIKDMLNFAAKKLGKENKEMAITFVDNEKIHQINLDYRDMDRPTDVVSLEYKPETDIVFSEEDLETDPDLAAVMEDYDAYIGELFISVDKAHEQAESYGHSFEREMGFLAVHGFLHINGYDHYTPEEEKEMFTLQEEILTAYGLTRD
- a CDS encoding PhoH family protein — translated: MQDYSVDITLKHPDDLMALFGSNERHLKLIEENTGVVIHARTEVVQILSDDQESLELARLTIEALLVLVGRGMLINTSDVVTALSMAQNGTIDKFVALYEEEIIKDNYGKPIRVKTLGQKVYVDSVKNHDVVFGIGPAGTGKTFLAVTLAVTALKRGQVKRIILTRPAVEAGESLGFLPGDLKEKVDPYLRPVYDALYQILGKDQTTRLMEREIIEIAPLAYMRGRTLDDAFVILDEAQNTTIMQMKMFLTRLGFNSKMIVNGDSSQIDLPRNSHSGLLDAIEKLKNIRQIDFVYLSAKDVVRHPVVAEIIRAYENEE